The Musa acuminata AAA Group cultivar baxijiao chromosome BXJ2-2, Cavendish_Baxijiao_AAA, whole genome shotgun sequence genome has a segment encoding these proteins:
- the LOC135583518 gene encoding proline-rich receptor-like protein kinase PERK8, with product MSSSPPPSPSATPPSSSASPPPPVSSAPPPSTFSPPPPIASSPPPVTSPSPPVPSSSPPPSASPPPPVLSPPPTSIAAPPPPSLPSPPPSSGSPTPPASPSPPSGSPPPVPSAKPPKSAPSPPSPPSASPSPPSKPPPKHASPPTTSPRSNSSGGTTPNQLGLSPPSPSSIAPPGIIATPVIPVSHSRPGPGSDSGQGGGGLNTASVVAIGAVAAFVMLCIAGLVVFIMRKRRKPVSGYNAGFVMPSPFTSSIMSDSSLPRSPSAPLVHHNKSGSIGRMNSLPDITISSSTVWFSYEELYEITHGFSPLNILGEGGFGSVYKGSLPDGREVAVKRLKVDSGQGEREFKAEVEIISRVHHRHLVSLVGYCIFEQQRLLVYDYVPNGTLESHLHGKGRPVMDWTTRVKVAAGAARGIAYLHEDCHPRIIHRDIKSSNILLDNNFEAQVSDFGLARLAVDACTHVTTRVMGTFGYLAPEYASSGKLTEKSDVFSFGVVLLELITGRKPVDSTRPLGDESLVEWARPLLSRALETGELGELHDPRLEKNYDETEMFRMIEAAAACTRHSAAMRPQMGKVVRVLDSLADIDLNNGVTPGQSEVFNVAHSADIRIFQHLAFGSHDSSSDYSPYNWSRQRDV from the exons ATGTCATCCTCCCCTCCGCCTTCTCCGTCAGCGACTCCTCCGTCTTCctcagcttctcctcctcctcctgtttcTAGCGCACCACCTCCTTCCACTTTTTCTCCACCACCACCCATCGCCAGTTCGCCCCCTCCTGTCACTAGCCCCTCGCCGCCGGTGCCATCGTCGTCTCCCCCACCTTCTGCGTCTCCCCCACCACCAGTATTGTCTCCTCCGCCGACTTCCATTGCTGCCCCTCCACCTCCTTCGTTACCATCTCCTCCACCATCTTCTGGCTCCCCAACTCCTCCGGCGTCGCCATCTCCACCCTCAGGTTCTCCTCCACCGGTGCCATCGGCTAAACCACCTAAGAGTGCGCCTTCCCCACCTTCTCCTCCATCAGCATCCCCAAGTCCGCCTTCGAAGCCACCACCTAAACATGCATCGCCACCTACTACATCTCCACGCAGTAATTCTTCTGGTGGTACAACTCCTAACCAGCTTGGTctttctcccccatcaccctcttCCATTGCTCCTCCAGGCATTATCGCTACTCCAGTTATCCCGGTTTCCCACAGTCGCCCGGGTCCTGGCTCAGATTCTGGACAGGGAGGTGGTGGATTGAATACTGCATCTGTTGTAGCTATTGGAGCAGTTGCGGCTTTCGTGATGCTTTGTATAGCAGGACTGGTTGTGTTCATCATGAGGAAGAGGAGAAAACCAGTTTCAGGATATAATGCAGGGTTTGTCATGCCTTCACCATTTACATCTTCAATAATGTCAG ATTCATCCCTTCCAAGGTCCCCATCGGCTCCTCTTGTACATCACAACAAGTCTGGAAGCATTGGAAGGATGAACTCACTACCTGATATAACAATATCTAGCTCAACAGTGTGGTTCTCGTATGAAGAGCTGTACGAGATAACCCATGGCTTTTCACCTCTAAATATATTAGGCGAGGGTGGGTTTGGTTCGGTTTACAAAGGGAGCTTACCTGATGGAAGAGAAGTAGCGGTAAAGCGATTAAAAGTTGACAGTGGACAGGGGGAACGTGAGTTCAAAGCTGAAGTCGAGATCATCAGCCGTGTGCACCATCGTCATTTGGTTTCTCTTGTAGGGTACTGCATATTTGAACAACAAAGATTGCTTGTATATGACTATGTGCCTAACGGAACACTTGAATCTCATCTTCATG GGAAGGGAAGGCCAGTAATGGATTGGACCACCAGGGTGAAGGTTGCTGCTGGTGCAGCTCGTGGCATCGCGTACCTGCATGAGGATT GTCATCCCCGGATTATTCATAGAGATATAAAGTCTTCCAACATTCTATTGGACAACAACTTTGAAGCTCAG GTTTCTGATTTTGGGCTTGCAAGGTTAGCTGTTGATGCTTGTACACATGTAACTACACGTGTGATGGGGACATTTGG TTATTTGGCTCCAGAGTATGCATCAAGTGGCAAGTTGACTGAGAAATCTGATGTCTTTTCTTTTGGGGTTGTGCTCCTGGAACTTATTACCGGACGAAAGCCTGTTGACAGCACAAGGCCTTTGGGCGATGAGAGCCTTGTTGAGTGG GCACGACCACTACTTTCCCGTGCACTTGAAACTGGAGAACTTGGAGAACTCCATGACCCTAGACTTGAGAAGAACTATGACGAAACTGAAATGTtccgtatgatcgaagcagcagcagcatgcaCCCGTCACTCAGCAGCAATGAGGCCTCAGATGGGAAAG GTGGTCAGAGTTCTTGATAGCCTTGCTGATATTGATCTTAACAATGGTGTCACACCGGGGCAAAGTGAAGTGTTCAACGTAGCTCATTCAGCTGATATCAGAATATTTCAGCATTTGGCATTTGGGAGCCATGATTCTAGTTCTGATTACAGCCCGTATAATTGGAGTCGTCAAAGAGATGTGTAA
- the LOC103975541 gene encoding alpha-1,3-arabinosyltransferase XAT2 isoform X3, whose amino-acid sequence MKMGSKLKLARNGNQSRRLRLVMLLVGCFLVTMTYLVASKPRGLVRSSFGFRTSMPTPISGDDVLNGDENGRHSTASGGKDPQNSQASAESNDEKEKSIQGEKNAIVVDSTSQEVARTHELAGGEQIQTLERKSSCDLSDERVDICELYGDIRIPGNSSSVLFMQSANNTEHKEAWRVHPYPRKGDETCLREVRELTIRATSEAPRCTVHHNVSAIVFSVSGYTGNLFHDFSDLLVPLFVTARQFDGEVQFVVTDFRRWWINKYRLVLQRLSKYPVMDFDGDEEVHCFKQVIVGLRAHQEFQIDPARAPNGYTLIDFTRFIRSTYSLQRETVNNIEDLAARKPRLLIIARKKTRAFTNVGEIVAMAEGLGFEVVVDEANVSSDMAQFARTVNSCDVMMGVHGAGLTNFVFLPLNATMIQIVPWGGLEWMSMLDFGYPAMAMGLKYLQHSITIEESTLTEQYPRDHRVFTDPMSFHGSAFKVVRSTFMKTQNVKLDVNRFKGVLWEALQNMIQ is encoded by the exons ATGAAGATGGGCTCCAAACTGAAGCTGGCAAGGAATGGCAACCAGTCGCGAAGATTGAGACTCGTGATGCTCCTCGTCGGATGCTTCCTGGTCACGATGACCTATTTGGTGGCGTCTAAGCCTCGGGGACTAGTTCGCTCGAGCT TCGGTTTTAGGACATCGATGCCGACTCCAATATCAG GTGACGATGTGTTGAATGGAGATGAGAACGGAAGGCATTCCACTGCTTCGGGAGGGAAAGATCCACAAAACTCTCAGGCATCAG CAGAAAGCAATGATGAGAAAGAGAAGAGTATCCAAGGAGAAAAGAATGCCATCGTTGTTGACTCCACTTCGCAGGAAGTAGCAAGAACTCATGAACTAGCAG GAGGTGAGCAAATCCAAACTCTGGAGAGGAAGTCATCATGTGATCTTTCAGACGAACGAGTAGATATCTGTGAATTGTATGGAGATATCAGGATTCCCGGGAACTCTTCGTCTGTCCTGTTCATGCAGTCAGCCAACAACACAGAGCACAAAGAAGCATGGCGAGTCCATCCATATCCTCGCAAGGGAGATGAGACCTGTCTCCGCGAGGTTAGAGAACTCACCATCAGAGCCACCAGCGAAGCCCCTCGATGCACCGTCCACCACAATGTTTCCGCCATAGTCTTCTCCGTTAGCGGGTACACCGGGAACCTCTTCCACGACTTCAGCGACCTGCTTGTTCCTCTATTCGTGACCGCCCGCCAGTTCGACGGGGAGGTCCAGTTCGTGGTGACCGACTTCCGGCGCTGGTGGATCAACAAGTACCGTCTTGTGCTCCAGAGGCTGTCCAAGTACCCGGTGATGGACTTCGACGGCGACGAGGAAGTGCACTGCTTCAAGCAGGTCATCGTAGGCCTTCGGGCGCACCAGGAGTTCCAAATCGACCCGGCGAGAGCTCCCAATGGCTACACCTTGATCGACTTCACCAGATTTATAAGGAGCACCTACTCGTTGCAGCGAGAAACGGTGAACAACATCGAAGACCTCGCTGCGAGGAAGCCAAGGCTGCTGATCATCGCGCGGAAGAAAACGCGAGCGTTCACCAACGTCGGCGAGATAGTGGCAATGGCGGAGGGGTTGGGTTTCGAGGTGGTGGTCGACGAAGCAAATGTGTCATCCGACATGGCTCAGTTCGCGCGGACCGTCAACTCCTGCGACGTGATGATGGGGGTGCACGGCGCTGGCCTCACCAACTTTGTGTTCCTGCCGCTGAACGCCACCATGATTCAGATTGTTCCGTGGGGTGGGCTGGAGTGGATGTCGATGCTGGATTTTGGGTACCCTGCGATGGCCATGGGGCTCAAGTACCTGCAGCACAGCATTACCATAGAAGAGAGCACTCTGACGGAGCAGTATCCAAGAGACCACCGTGTGTTCACGGACCCTATGTCGTTCCACGGCAGCGCGTTCAAAGTCGTAAGGTCGACGTTCATGAAGACCCAGAACGTGAAGCTCGATGTGAACAGGTTCAAGGGTGTTCTGTGGGAAGCACTGCAGAACATGATCCAGTAG
- the LOC103975541 gene encoding alpha-1,3-arabinosyltransferase XAT2 isoform X1 → MKMGSKLKLARNGNQSRRLRLVMLLVGCFLVTMTYLVASKPRGLVRSSFGFRTSMPTPISGDDVLNGDENGRHSTASGGKDPQNSQASAESNDEKEKSIQGEKNAIVVDSTSQEVARTHELAEGGEQIQTLERKSSCDLSDERVDICELYGDIRIPGNSSSVLFMQSANNTEHKEAWRVHPYPRKGDETCLREVRELTIRATSEAPRCTVHHNVSAIVFSVSGYTGNLFHDFSDLLVPLFVTARQFDGEVQFVVTDFRRWWINKYRLVLQRLSKYPVMDFDGDEEVHCFKQVIVGLRAHQEFQIDPARAPNGYTLIDFTRFIRSTYSLQRETVNNIEDLAARKPRLLIIARKKTRAFTNVGEIVAMAEGLGFEVVVDEANVSSDMAQFARTVNSCDVMMGVHGAGLTNFVFLPLNATMIQIVPWGGLEWMSMLDFGYPAMAMGLKYLQHSITIEESTLTEQYPRDHRVFTDPMSFHGSAFKVVRSTFMKTQNVKLDVNRFKGVLWEALQNMIQ, encoded by the exons ATGAAGATGGGCTCCAAACTGAAGCTGGCAAGGAATGGCAACCAGTCGCGAAGATTGAGACTCGTGATGCTCCTCGTCGGATGCTTCCTGGTCACGATGACCTATTTGGTGGCGTCTAAGCCTCGGGGACTAGTTCGCTCGAGCT TCGGTTTTAGGACATCGATGCCGACTCCAATATCAG GTGACGATGTGTTGAATGGAGATGAGAACGGAAGGCATTCCACTGCTTCGGGAGGGAAAGATCCACAAAACTCTCAGGCATCAG CAGAAAGCAATGATGAGAAAGAGAAGAGTATCCAAGGAGAAAAGAATGCCATCGTTGTTGACTCCACTTCGCAGGAAGTAGCAAGAACTCATGAACTAGCAG AAGGAGGTGAGCAAATCCAAACTCTGGAGAGGAAGTCATCATGTGATCTTTCAGACGAACGAGTAGATATCTGTGAATTGTATGGAGATATCAGGATTCCCGGGAACTCTTCGTCTGTCCTGTTCATGCAGTCAGCCAACAACACAGAGCACAAAGAAGCATGGCGAGTCCATCCATATCCTCGCAAGGGAGATGAGACCTGTCTCCGCGAGGTTAGAGAACTCACCATCAGAGCCACCAGCGAAGCCCCTCGATGCACCGTCCACCACAATGTTTCCGCCATAGTCTTCTCCGTTAGCGGGTACACCGGGAACCTCTTCCACGACTTCAGCGACCTGCTTGTTCCTCTATTCGTGACCGCCCGCCAGTTCGACGGGGAGGTCCAGTTCGTGGTGACCGACTTCCGGCGCTGGTGGATCAACAAGTACCGTCTTGTGCTCCAGAGGCTGTCCAAGTACCCGGTGATGGACTTCGACGGCGACGAGGAAGTGCACTGCTTCAAGCAGGTCATCGTAGGCCTTCGGGCGCACCAGGAGTTCCAAATCGACCCGGCGAGAGCTCCCAATGGCTACACCTTGATCGACTTCACCAGATTTATAAGGAGCACCTACTCGTTGCAGCGAGAAACGGTGAACAACATCGAAGACCTCGCTGCGAGGAAGCCAAGGCTGCTGATCATCGCGCGGAAGAAAACGCGAGCGTTCACCAACGTCGGCGAGATAGTGGCAATGGCGGAGGGGTTGGGTTTCGAGGTGGTGGTCGACGAAGCAAATGTGTCATCCGACATGGCTCAGTTCGCGCGGACCGTCAACTCCTGCGACGTGATGATGGGGGTGCACGGCGCTGGCCTCACCAACTTTGTGTTCCTGCCGCTGAACGCCACCATGATTCAGATTGTTCCGTGGGGTGGGCTGGAGTGGATGTCGATGCTGGATTTTGGGTACCCTGCGATGGCCATGGGGCTCAAGTACCTGCAGCACAGCATTACCATAGAAGAGAGCACTCTGACGGAGCAGTATCCAAGAGACCACCGTGTGTTCACGGACCCTATGTCGTTCCACGGCAGCGCGTTCAAAGTCGTAAGGTCGACGTTCATGAAGACCCAGAACGTGAAGCTCGATGTGAACAGGTTCAAGGGTGTTCTGTGGGAAGCACTGCAGAACATGATCCAGTAG
- the LOC103975541 gene encoding alpha-1,3-arabinosyltransferase XAT2 isoform X2, with protein sequence MKMGSKLKLARNGNQSRRLRLVMLLVGCFLVTMTYLVASKPRGLVRSSFGFRTSMPTPISGDDVLNGDENGRHSTASGGKDPQNSQASESNDEKEKSIQGEKNAIVVDSTSQEVARTHELAEGGEQIQTLERKSSCDLSDERVDICELYGDIRIPGNSSSVLFMQSANNTEHKEAWRVHPYPRKGDETCLREVRELTIRATSEAPRCTVHHNVSAIVFSVSGYTGNLFHDFSDLLVPLFVTARQFDGEVQFVVTDFRRWWINKYRLVLQRLSKYPVMDFDGDEEVHCFKQVIVGLRAHQEFQIDPARAPNGYTLIDFTRFIRSTYSLQRETVNNIEDLAARKPRLLIIARKKTRAFTNVGEIVAMAEGLGFEVVVDEANVSSDMAQFARTVNSCDVMMGVHGAGLTNFVFLPLNATMIQIVPWGGLEWMSMLDFGYPAMAMGLKYLQHSITIEESTLTEQYPRDHRVFTDPMSFHGSAFKVVRSTFMKTQNVKLDVNRFKGVLWEALQNMIQ encoded by the exons ATGAAGATGGGCTCCAAACTGAAGCTGGCAAGGAATGGCAACCAGTCGCGAAGATTGAGACTCGTGATGCTCCTCGTCGGATGCTTCCTGGTCACGATGACCTATTTGGTGGCGTCTAAGCCTCGGGGACTAGTTCGCTCGAGCT TCGGTTTTAGGACATCGATGCCGACTCCAATATCAG GTGACGATGTGTTGAATGGAGATGAGAACGGAAGGCATTCCACTGCTTCGGGAGGGAAAGATCCACAAAACTCTCAGGCATCAG AAAGCAATGATGAGAAAGAGAAGAGTATCCAAGGAGAAAAGAATGCCATCGTTGTTGACTCCACTTCGCAGGAAGTAGCAAGAACTCATGAACTAGCAG AAGGAGGTGAGCAAATCCAAACTCTGGAGAGGAAGTCATCATGTGATCTTTCAGACGAACGAGTAGATATCTGTGAATTGTATGGAGATATCAGGATTCCCGGGAACTCTTCGTCTGTCCTGTTCATGCAGTCAGCCAACAACACAGAGCACAAAGAAGCATGGCGAGTCCATCCATATCCTCGCAAGGGAGATGAGACCTGTCTCCGCGAGGTTAGAGAACTCACCATCAGAGCCACCAGCGAAGCCCCTCGATGCACCGTCCACCACAATGTTTCCGCCATAGTCTTCTCCGTTAGCGGGTACACCGGGAACCTCTTCCACGACTTCAGCGACCTGCTTGTTCCTCTATTCGTGACCGCCCGCCAGTTCGACGGGGAGGTCCAGTTCGTGGTGACCGACTTCCGGCGCTGGTGGATCAACAAGTACCGTCTTGTGCTCCAGAGGCTGTCCAAGTACCCGGTGATGGACTTCGACGGCGACGAGGAAGTGCACTGCTTCAAGCAGGTCATCGTAGGCCTTCGGGCGCACCAGGAGTTCCAAATCGACCCGGCGAGAGCTCCCAATGGCTACACCTTGATCGACTTCACCAGATTTATAAGGAGCACCTACTCGTTGCAGCGAGAAACGGTGAACAACATCGAAGACCTCGCTGCGAGGAAGCCAAGGCTGCTGATCATCGCGCGGAAGAAAACGCGAGCGTTCACCAACGTCGGCGAGATAGTGGCAATGGCGGAGGGGTTGGGTTTCGAGGTGGTGGTCGACGAAGCAAATGTGTCATCCGACATGGCTCAGTTCGCGCGGACCGTCAACTCCTGCGACGTGATGATGGGGGTGCACGGCGCTGGCCTCACCAACTTTGTGTTCCTGCCGCTGAACGCCACCATGATTCAGATTGTTCCGTGGGGTGGGCTGGAGTGGATGTCGATGCTGGATTTTGGGTACCCTGCGATGGCCATGGGGCTCAAGTACCTGCAGCACAGCATTACCATAGAAGAGAGCACTCTGACGGAGCAGTATCCAAGAGACCACCGTGTGTTCACGGACCCTATGTCGTTCCACGGCAGCGCGTTCAAAGTCGTAAGGTCGACGTTCATGAAGACCCAGAACGTGAAGCTCGATGTGAACAGGTTCAAGGGTGTTCTGTGGGAAGCACTGCAGAACATGATCCAGTAG
- the LOC103975541 gene encoding alpha-1,3-arabinosyltransferase XAT2 isoform X4, giving the protein MKMGSKLKLARNGNQSRRLRLVMLLVGCFLVTMTYLVASKPRGLVRSSFGFRTSMPTPISGDDVLNGDENGRHSTASGGKDPQNSQASESNDEKEKSIQGEKNAIVVDSTSQEVARTHELAGGEQIQTLERKSSCDLSDERVDICELYGDIRIPGNSSSVLFMQSANNTEHKEAWRVHPYPRKGDETCLREVRELTIRATSEAPRCTVHHNVSAIVFSVSGYTGNLFHDFSDLLVPLFVTARQFDGEVQFVVTDFRRWWINKYRLVLQRLSKYPVMDFDGDEEVHCFKQVIVGLRAHQEFQIDPARAPNGYTLIDFTRFIRSTYSLQRETVNNIEDLAARKPRLLIIARKKTRAFTNVGEIVAMAEGLGFEVVVDEANVSSDMAQFARTVNSCDVMMGVHGAGLTNFVFLPLNATMIQIVPWGGLEWMSMLDFGYPAMAMGLKYLQHSITIEESTLTEQYPRDHRVFTDPMSFHGSAFKVVRSTFMKTQNVKLDVNRFKGVLWEALQNMIQ; this is encoded by the exons ATGAAGATGGGCTCCAAACTGAAGCTGGCAAGGAATGGCAACCAGTCGCGAAGATTGAGACTCGTGATGCTCCTCGTCGGATGCTTCCTGGTCACGATGACCTATTTGGTGGCGTCTAAGCCTCGGGGACTAGTTCGCTCGAGCT TCGGTTTTAGGACATCGATGCCGACTCCAATATCAG GTGACGATGTGTTGAATGGAGATGAGAACGGAAGGCATTCCACTGCTTCGGGAGGGAAAGATCCACAAAACTCTCAGGCATCAG AAAGCAATGATGAGAAAGAGAAGAGTATCCAAGGAGAAAAGAATGCCATCGTTGTTGACTCCACTTCGCAGGAAGTAGCAAGAACTCATGAACTAGCAG GAGGTGAGCAAATCCAAACTCTGGAGAGGAAGTCATCATGTGATCTTTCAGACGAACGAGTAGATATCTGTGAATTGTATGGAGATATCAGGATTCCCGGGAACTCTTCGTCTGTCCTGTTCATGCAGTCAGCCAACAACACAGAGCACAAAGAAGCATGGCGAGTCCATCCATATCCTCGCAAGGGAGATGAGACCTGTCTCCGCGAGGTTAGAGAACTCACCATCAGAGCCACCAGCGAAGCCCCTCGATGCACCGTCCACCACAATGTTTCCGCCATAGTCTTCTCCGTTAGCGGGTACACCGGGAACCTCTTCCACGACTTCAGCGACCTGCTTGTTCCTCTATTCGTGACCGCCCGCCAGTTCGACGGGGAGGTCCAGTTCGTGGTGACCGACTTCCGGCGCTGGTGGATCAACAAGTACCGTCTTGTGCTCCAGAGGCTGTCCAAGTACCCGGTGATGGACTTCGACGGCGACGAGGAAGTGCACTGCTTCAAGCAGGTCATCGTAGGCCTTCGGGCGCACCAGGAGTTCCAAATCGACCCGGCGAGAGCTCCCAATGGCTACACCTTGATCGACTTCACCAGATTTATAAGGAGCACCTACTCGTTGCAGCGAGAAACGGTGAACAACATCGAAGACCTCGCTGCGAGGAAGCCAAGGCTGCTGATCATCGCGCGGAAGAAAACGCGAGCGTTCACCAACGTCGGCGAGATAGTGGCAATGGCGGAGGGGTTGGGTTTCGAGGTGGTGGTCGACGAAGCAAATGTGTCATCCGACATGGCTCAGTTCGCGCGGACCGTCAACTCCTGCGACGTGATGATGGGGGTGCACGGCGCTGGCCTCACCAACTTTGTGTTCCTGCCGCTGAACGCCACCATGATTCAGATTGTTCCGTGGGGTGGGCTGGAGTGGATGTCGATGCTGGATTTTGGGTACCCTGCGATGGCCATGGGGCTCAAGTACCTGCAGCACAGCATTACCATAGAAGAGAGCACTCTGACGGAGCAGTATCCAAGAGACCACCGTGTGTTCACGGACCCTATGTCGTTCCACGGCAGCGCGTTCAAAGTCGTAAGGTCGACGTTCATGAAGACCCAGAACGTGAAGCTCGATGTGAACAGGTTCAAGGGTGTTCTGTGGGAAGCACTGCAGAACATGATCCAGTAG